One window from the genome of Salvelinus namaycush isolate Seneca chromosome 19, SaNama_1.0, whole genome shotgun sequence encodes:
- the LOC120064252 gene encoding ADP-ribosylation factor-like protein 5A — protein MGIIFTKLWRLFNHQEHKVIIVGLDNAGKTTILYQFSMNEVVHTSPTIGSNVEEIVVNNTHFLMWDIGGQESLRSSWNTYYTNTEFVIIVVDSTDRERISVTKEELYRMLVHEDLKKAGLLIFANKQDVKGCMSVAEISQSLQLTSVKDHQWHIQACCALTGEGLCQGLEWMTSRLRVR, from the exons AGCACAAGGTTATTATTGTGGGCCTGGACAATGCAGGGAAGACCACCATTCTTTACCAGTT TTCTATGAACGAGGTCGTGCACACCTCTCCTACAATAGGCAGCAACGTGGAGGAGATAGTGGTGAACAACACTCACTTCCTGATGTGGGACATCGGAGGGCAGGAGTCACTGAGATCCTCCTGGAACACGTACTACACAAACACAGAG TTTGTGATCATAGTGGTGGACAGCACCGACCGAGAGAGAATCTCTGTCACCAAAGAGGAGCTCTACAGAATGCTTGTACATGAA GATCTGAAGAAGGCGGGCCTGCTGATCTTTGCTAACAAGCAGGATGTGAAGGGCTGTATGTCTGTGGCTGAGATCTCCCAGAGCCTGCAGCTCACATCAGTCAAAGACCACCAGTGGCACATCCAGGCCTGCTGCGCCCTCACTGGGGAGgg GTTGTGCCAAGGCTTGGAGTGGATGACGTCACGACTGCGAGTCAGATGA